A stretch of the Haloplanus aerogenes genome encodes the following:
- a CDS encoding helix-turn-helix domain-containing protein produces MPTAKLAVTLPDDIWIADLSTRFPDATFRVLAALPDENTGVGLVEITAADVGGVLAGLDESEGVRVFETLYRGDDRALVQFETDDPLLLLSIRNSRAPFEPPVTIVDGIADLEITAPRDRLSSLADQFRTFGLQFDVRSVRTSIDSESVVTDGQRRLIETAVEQGYYDTPRTCTLTELADHLGIAKSTASERLHRAESAIIRAFVADEAAVSSEN; encoded by the coding sequence ATGCCCACGGCGAAGCTGGCCGTCACGCTCCCCGACGATATCTGGATCGCTGACCTCTCGACACGGTTCCCCGACGCGACGTTCCGCGTGCTGGCGGCGCTCCCCGACGAAAACACGGGCGTCGGTCTGGTCGAAATCACCGCGGCCGACGTGGGCGGCGTCCTCGCCGGACTGGACGAGTCCGAGGGCGTCCGCGTGTTCGAAACTCTCTACCGGGGCGACGACCGGGCGCTCGTGCAGTTCGAAACCGACGACCCGCTCCTCCTCCTCTCCATCCGGAACTCGCGGGCACCGTTCGAACCCCCCGTGACCATCGTCGACGGCATCGCCGACCTGGAGATCACCGCGCCGCGGGACCGTCTGTCCTCCCTCGCCGATCAGTTTCGGACCTTCGGCCTCCAGTTCGACGTGCGGTCCGTCCGCACCTCCATCGACTCGGAGTCGGTCGTCACCGACGGCCAGCGACGGCTGATCGAGACGGCGGTGGAGCAAGGCTACTACGACACGCCCCGGACCTGTACACTGACGGAACTCGCCGACCACCTCGGAATCGCCAAATCGACGGCCAGCGAACGTCTCCACCGGGCCGAGAGCGCGATCATTCGCGCGTTCGTCGCCGACGAGGCCGCCGTCAGCAGCGAAAACTAG